The Kluyvera intermedia genome window below encodes:
- the csgD gene encoding biofilm master transcriptional regulator CsgD — protein MPKELNLSNQTLFLITRPSLQSSALSQNLKKQLKMDVKIINIHQFNLETIASGIILFDMIETDRRLVKGWQEELCKIKSGVKVLLFNTPADYAFSEIKSWPHICGIFHVHDEEHFLIKGLEKVMEGECYFSRKLASYLIMHSGNYRYDNSESTILTYREKEILNKLRIGASNIEIAQSLFISESTVKTHLYHLFKKIAVKNRTQAVSWANDNFKR, from the coding sequence ATGCCAAAAGAGCTCAACCTTTCGAACCAGACTCTTTTCCTCATCACCCGGCCTTCGCTTCAATCCAGCGCACTGTCTCAAAATCTAAAAAAACAGCTAAAAATGGATGTTAAAATTATTAATATTCATCAATTTAACCTTGAGACCATAGCGAGTGGAATTATTCTTTTCGATATGATTGAAACTGACCGGCGGCTGGTTAAGGGATGGCAGGAAGAATTGTGCAAAATAAAAAGCGGCGTGAAGGTGCTACTTTTCAATACCCCGGCAGATTATGCCTTTTCAGAAATTAAATCCTGGCCGCATATCTGCGGCATTTTCCATGTACACGATGAAGAACACTTCCTGATCAAAGGGCTGGAAAAAGTAATGGAAGGAGAATGCTACTTTTCCCGCAAGTTGGCCAGCTATCTGATTATGCATTCAGGGAACTATCGTTATGACAACTCTGAAAGCACCATTTTGACCTATCGCGAGAAAGAGATTCTGAATAAGCTACGCATTGGCGCCTCCAACATTGAAATTGCCCAATCTTTGTTTATCAGTGAAAGCACGGTGAAAACCCATCTGTACCATCTTTTCAAGAAGATTGCGGTGAAAAACCGTACCCAAGCCGTATCATGGGCAAATGATAATTTTAAGCGCTAG
- a CDS encoding DUF1097 domain-containing protein has product MNVILAIAITTGLLSGIWGWVAVSLGLLSWAGFLGCTAYFACPTGGLKGLAISGSTTLSGVIWALVIIYGSALAPHLEIVSYVMTGIVAFLMCIQARQRLLAFVPGTFIGACATFAGQGDWKLVVPSLLVGLVFGYAMKNSGLWLANRKAKSQLVDESAL; this is encoded by the coding sequence ATGAACGTTATCTTAGCTATCGCAATCACAACAGGTCTCCTCTCCGGCATTTGGGGATGGGTCGCTGTCTCTCTTGGTTTATTGAGCTGGGCTGGATTTTTAGGCTGCACGGCTTATTTCGCCTGTCCGACTGGTGGTCTTAAAGGCCTGGCAATTTCTGGCAGCACAACGCTGAGCGGTGTTATCTGGGCACTGGTGATTATCTACGGCAGCGCCTTAGCGCCACATCTGGAAATCGTCAGCTACGTTATGACGGGCATCGTGGCATTTTTAATGTGTATTCAGGCACGTCAACGACTGCTGGCCTTTGTTCCTGGTACCTTCATCGGTGCGTGCGCGACGTTTGCCGGGCAGGGAGACTGGAAGCTGGTGGTGCCATCATTGCTGGTGGGGCTTGTGTTTGGTTATGCGATGAAGAATAGCGGCTTATGGCTGGCGAATCGCAAAGCGAAAAGTCAGCTTGTGGATGAGTCAGCGTTGTAA
- a CDS encoding molecular chaperone → MNEFSIICRALGSLYYRQPQDPLLVPLFTLIREGKLAANWPLEQDELLVRLQKSCDIGQIAADYNALFVGAECSVPPVRSAWVEGATEAEVRAFLTECGMPLGENPADQIGTLLLAASWLEDNAVEDDDALEVLFDEYILPWVGTFLGKLEAHATTTFWRTMATLTREALSAMYDELQETDEE, encoded by the coding sequence ATGAACGAGTTTTCAATCATCTGTCGTGCGCTTGGCTCGCTGTATTATCGTCAACCGCAAGACCCGCTGCTGGTTCCGCTGTTTACCCTGATCCGCGAAGGCAAGCTGGCGGCTAACTGGCCTCTGGAGCAGGATGAACTGCTGGTCCGTCTGCAAAAAAGCTGTGATATTGGGCAAATTGCCGCTGACTATAATGCCCTGTTTGTCGGTGCGGAATGCAGCGTGCCACCGGTGCGCAGCGCGTGGGTTGAGGGGGCAACGGAAGCTGAGGTTCGCGCCTTCCTGACCGAATGCGGTATGCCATTGGGCGAGAATCCAGCGGATCAGATAGGGACACTGCTGCTGGCTGCCTCCTGGCTTGAGGACAATGCTGTTGAAGATGATGACGCGCTGGAAGTGCTGTTTGATGAGTATATTCTGCCTTGGGTGGGAACTTTCCTTGGCAAACTCGAAGCGCATGCCACGACCACTTTCTGGCGTACCATGGCGACGCTGACGCGCGAAGCGCTCTCCGCGATGTACGATGAGTTACAGGAAACTGACGAAGAGTGA
- a CDS encoding phosphatase yields MYPVDLHMHTVASTHAYSTLHDYIAAAKHKGIKLFAITDHGPDMADAPHYWHFVNMRIWPRMVDGVGILRGIESNIKNIDGEIDCTGPMLTSLDFIIAGFHEPVFAPQDKETHTQAMIAAMASGNVHMISHPGNPKFPVDIPAIAAAAAKYHVALEINNSSFVSSRIGSEHNCQAIAAAVRDAGGWLALGSDSHTAFTLGEFTECQKILDAVDFPQERILNVTPRRFLNFLESRGMPPIREFAEL; encoded by the coding sequence ATGTATCCTGTTGACTTACATATGCACACTGTTGCTAGCACGCATGCTTACAGCACGTTGCATGACTATATTGCCGCGGCAAAGCATAAAGGAATAAAGCTTTTCGCGATAACCGATCACGGCCCGGATATGGCCGATGCCCCGCATTACTGGCATTTTGTGAATATGCGTATCTGGCCGCGAATGGTCGATGGGGTGGGGATCCTGCGCGGGATTGAGTCGAACATTAAAAATATCGACGGTGAAATTGACTGCACCGGGCCGATGCTCACCTCGCTCGATTTTATCATTGCGGGCTTCCATGAGCCGGTCTTTGCGCCACAGGACAAAGAGACCCACACGCAGGCCATGATTGCGGCGATGGCAAGCGGAAACGTGCATATGATAAGCCATCCCGGTAACCCTAAATTCCCGGTTGATATCCCGGCTATAGCCGCAGCAGCGGCGAAATATCATGTGGCGCTGGAAATCAATAATTCCTCTTTTGTCAGCTCGCGCATTGGCAGTGAACATAACTGCCAGGCGATTGCTGCCGCTGTCCGCGATGCTGGCGGCTGGCTGGCGCTGGGCTCGGATTCTCATACCGCCTTCACACTGGGTGAATTTACCGAGTGCCAAAAGATCCTTGATGCGGTGGACTTCCCGCAGGAGCGGATCTTAAACGTCACGCCGCGTCGTTTTCTTAATTTCCTCGAGTCGCGCGGAATGCCGCCGATTCGTGAATTTGCTGAACTTTAA
- the ghrA gene encoding glyoxylate/hydroxypyruvate reductase GhrA: protein MEIIFYHPTFDTPYWIAELGKKLPGAKIRAWQRGDNAPADYALVWHPPVEMLQGRDLKAVFALGAGVDSILSKLKAHPEMLAQSIPLYRLEDTGMGSQMQEYAVSQVLHWFRRFDDYQALQREGRWEPLPDYPHDTFTIGIMGAGVLGSKVAQSLLAWGFPVRCWSRSRKEWPQVKSFAGEGELADFLQHTRVLINLLPNTAETVGIINQSLLAQLPDNSYVLNLARGVHVVEDSLLAALDSGKLKGAMLDVFSREPLPEASPLWRHPRVTITPHVAAVTRPQEAIAYISQSIMQLERGEKPGGQVDRERGY from the coding sequence ATGGAGATCATCTTTTACCATCCTACGTTTGATACCCCGTACTGGATAGCTGAGCTTGGCAAAAAACTGCCGGGGGCAAAAATACGCGCATGGCAACGTGGTGATAATGCCCCCGCTGACTACGCCCTGGTGTGGCATCCTCCTGTTGAAATGCTACAGGGCCGTGACCTGAAGGCTGTTTTTGCATTAGGTGCGGGCGTGGACTCCATTCTCAGTAAACTCAAAGCACATCCTGAAATGCTGGCACAGTCCATTCCGCTGTATCGCCTTGAGGATACCGGGATGGGAAGCCAGATGCAGGAATATGCCGTGAGCCAGGTGCTTCATTGGTTCCGTCGATTCGATGATTACCAGGCGTTGCAGCGCGAAGGCCGTTGGGAGCCGCTGCCAGACTACCCGCACGACACATTCACTATTGGCATCATGGGAGCAGGCGTGCTCGGTTCGAAAGTGGCGCAAAGCTTGCTGGCGTGGGGATTCCCGGTCAGGTGCTGGAGCCGTAGTCGTAAAGAGTGGCCGCAGGTGAAAAGCTTTGCCGGGGAAGGGGAGTTGGCCGATTTCCTGCAACACACCCGGGTGTTGATTAATCTGCTGCCGAATACCGCTGAAACCGTTGGGATTATCAATCAGTCGCTGTTGGCGCAATTGCCGGATAATAGCTATGTGCTGAATCTGGCGCGCGGTGTTCACGTGGTCGAGGATTCTCTGCTGGCGGCACTCGATAGCGGCAAACTGAAAGGCGCAATGTTGGATGTCTTTAGCCGCGAACCGCTGCCAGAGGCAAGCCCGCTGTGGCGTCATCCGCGCGTGACTATCACGCCGCATGTCGCTGCAGTCACTCGCCCACAGGAAGCTATCGCCTATATTTCGCAGAGCATTATGCAGCTTGAGCGCGGCGAAAAGCCGGGCGGTCAGGTCGATCGCGAGCGCGGCTATTGA
- a CDS encoding arylamine N-acetyltransferase family protein, producing the protein MSQQQVMNTRDIQMAISRARTEQVLEKLGFGQPPALTEHGLTQLYQAWCRTVPFDNLLRRIQVAKGAHAELPGFIPDHFFASWLRYGTGGTCWAGHGALYALLNALGFSVQFGLTTMRSPRPVSADSPGHGTLFVRLGETMFIVDATMLHDQPLPLQAWYSPHPVWGTRVHRDEGVWCVNWKPLGRSRVDCQLLEMDAAGYEYPKRHEQSRGNSRFDGAMLIRLAGRESITGIVKGEKVVRDVAGKEIFTSLTHRQQQALLIERFGIAEEIVVQLPMDEREK; encoded by the coding sequence ATGAGCCAGCAGCAAGTAATGAATACGCGAGATATTCAAATGGCAATCAGCCGGGCACGTACCGAGCAGGTTCTGGAAAAACTGGGCTTTGGTCAGCCGCCTGCGCTCACTGAACATGGGCTAACCCAGCTCTATCAGGCATGGTGTCGTACCGTGCCTTTCGACAATCTCCTTCGGCGCATCCAGGTGGCAAAAGGCGCACACGCTGAACTTCCTGGTTTTATCCCCGATCATTTCTTCGCCAGCTGGCTACGTTATGGTACCGGCGGCACCTGCTGGGCTGGGCATGGTGCGCTGTATGCGTTGTTAAACGCGCTAGGGTTTAGCGTGCAGTTTGGTCTCACGACCATGCGTTCTCCACGCCCGGTTAGCGCCGATTCCCCAGGACACGGCACGCTTTTTGTCCGTCTGGGCGAGACGATGTTTATCGTTGATGCCACGATGCTGCACGATCAGCCTCTCCCGCTGCAAGCGTGGTACTCACCTCATCCGGTCTGGGGAACCCGGGTTCACAGAGATGAGGGCGTCTGGTGCGTTAACTGGAAACCGCTTGGGCGGTCGCGGGTGGATTGCCAGCTACTGGAGATGGATGCGGCAGGGTATGAGTATCCAAAGCGCCATGAACAGAGTCGGGGTAATAGCCGTTTTGATGGCGCAATGCTGATTCGTTTAGCGGGACGGGAGTCCATCACCGGGATTGTTAAGGGGGAGAAAGTCGTACGGGATGTTGCAGGTAAAGAGATCTTCACGTCGCTAACGCATCGTCAGCAGCAAGCGCTGTTGATTGAACGGTTTGGTATTGCAGAAGAGATTGTCGTGCAGTTACCGATGGACGAACGGGAGAAGTAG
- a CDS encoding LysR family transcriptional regulator, translating to MQDLNDFAWFVRVVDNGGFAAAGRALDIPKSKLSRRIAQLEEQLGVRLIYRTTRQFTVTEVGQTFYQHCKAMLIEAEAAQEAIAMLQAEPRGSVRITCPVTLLHVHVGPMLARFMLRYPGVQIQLEATNRRVDLVAEGVDIAIRVRPRPFDDSDLVMRVLADRGHCLVASPELVASLGKPQTPDELSRWPGLSMAAGKHTHQWRLSGPNKAKAEVHFTPRFITNDMLALREAAVAGVGVVQLPLLMAREQLADGTLVRVLEEWEPKREVIHAVFPSRRGLLPAVRALVDFLSEEYAQIVEE from the coding sequence ATGCAGGATCTTAATGATTTCGCCTGGTTTGTACGGGTGGTGGATAACGGTGGCTTTGCGGCAGCGGGGAGAGCGCTGGATATTCCGAAGTCAAAACTCAGTCGACGTATCGCCCAACTGGAGGAACAGCTTGGCGTGCGACTCATTTATCGGACGACACGCCAGTTCACGGTCACCGAGGTGGGACAAACCTTTTATCAGCACTGTAAGGCGATGCTGATTGAAGCGGAGGCGGCGCAGGAAGCGATTGCCATGCTGCAAGCCGAACCGCGTGGTAGCGTCAGGATCACCTGTCCAGTCACGCTGTTACACGTTCATGTAGGGCCGATGCTGGCACGTTTTATGCTGCGATATCCTGGTGTACAAATTCAGCTGGAAGCCACCAACCGGCGAGTCGATCTGGTGGCTGAAGGGGTTGATATTGCGATTCGCGTCAGGCCTCGCCCGTTCGATGATAGCGATCTGGTGATGCGCGTGTTGGCTGACCGGGGGCACTGTCTGGTGGCCAGTCCGGAGCTTGTGGCTTCATTGGGTAAGCCACAGACACCCGATGAACTGAGTCGCTGGCCGGGGCTAAGCATGGCGGCGGGGAAGCATACCCATCAATGGCGACTCTCTGGCCCAAATAAGGCCAAAGCAGAGGTGCATTTTACTCCGCGGTTTATCACTAACGATATGCTCGCGCTGCGTGAAGCTGCGGTGGCAGGTGTGGGCGTGGTGCAATTACCTCTGTTGATGGCGCGTGAACAACTGGCGGACGGGACGCTGGTACGCGTGCTCGAAGAGTGGGAACCGAAGCGGGAGGTGATCCACGCGGTATTCCCGTCACGCCGGGGATTACTGCCTGCGGTAAGGGCCTTAGTGGATTTTTTGAGTGAAGAGTATGCTCAGATAGTTGAAGAGTAA
- a CDS encoding pirin family protein, with product MKQITGVYTAPRPHWVGDGFPVRSLFSYQSHGESLSPFLLLDYAGPHHFPADGAKRGVGEHPHRGFETVTIVYAGEVEHRDSTGKGGVIGPGDVQWMTAGAGILHEEFHSAEFARRGGELKMIQLWVNLPAKNKMTAPGYQSIEAAAIPTVRLPESNGSQRVIAGRYQDAVGPASTFSPLNVWDVQLAQDNEFSFEQPAGWSTALVVLEGSVTVNGSATAQEAQLVVLSQQGQRVHLHASSDAKVLVLAGAPIDEPIVGYGPFVMNSKTEIDAAIRDFNSGRFGQIDA from the coding sequence ATGAAACAGATTACGGGTGTTTATACCGCGCCACGTCCGCATTGGGTGGGCGATGGCTTCCCGGTTCGTTCGTTATTTTCTTATCAATCGCACGGTGAAAGCCTAAGCCCTTTCCTGCTGCTGGATTACGCCGGACCGCATCACTTCCCTGCGGACGGCGCAAAGCGCGGTGTGGGTGAACATCCCCATCGTGGATTTGAGACCGTCACTATCGTCTACGCCGGTGAAGTGGAACATCGTGATTCTACCGGTAAAGGCGGCGTGATTGGCCCAGGCGACGTGCAGTGGATGACGGCGGGTGCGGGCATTCTCCATGAGGAGTTTCACTCGGCGGAATTTGCCCGTCGGGGCGGCGAGCTGAAGATGATCCAGCTTTGGGTCAATCTTCCAGCCAAAAACAAAATGACCGCACCGGGTTACCAAAGCATTGAGGCGGCAGCCATTCCAACGGTACGTCTGCCCGAGAGCAACGGTTCGCAGCGGGTTATCGCAGGCCGTTATCAGGACGCAGTCGGCCCGGCGAGCACCTTCTCACCGCTGAACGTCTGGGATGTGCAGCTCGCACAGGACAACGAGTTTTCCTTTGAACAACCAGCGGGCTGGAGCACTGCGCTGGTAGTGCTGGAAGGCAGCGTGACGGTAAACGGTAGCGCAACGGCTCAGGAGGCGCAGCTCGTGGTGTTGAGCCAGCAGGGTCAACGCGTGCATCTGCATGCCAGCAGCGACGCCAAAGTACTGGTACTCGCCGGTGCGCCTATTGATGAACCGATTGTCGGCTACGGCCCTTTCGTGATGAACAGTAAAACTGAAATCGATGCAGCTATTCGCGATTTTAACTCCGGCCGTTTTGGTCAAATTGACGCTTAA
- a CDS encoding isochorismatase family protein, whose protein sequence is MSTPANFNGARPVINVDDAVMLLIDHQSGLFQTVGDMPMPELRARAAALAKMATLAGLPVITTASVPQGPNGPLIPEIHANAPHAHYIARKGEINAWDNPEFVAAVKATGRKTLIIAGTITSVCMAFPAIAAVADGYKVFAVIDASGTYSKMAQEITLARVTQAGVVPMDTAAVASELQRTWNRPDAAEWAEVYTHVFPAYQLLIESYARAQDVVKNNEQLDSQR, encoded by the coding sequence ATGTCTACTCCCGCTAATTTCAACGGTGCACGCCCGGTCATTAATGTCGACGACGCGGTGATGTTGCTCATCGATCACCAAAGCGGCCTGTTCCAGACCGTGGGTGATATGCCGATGCCTGAACTGCGTGCTCGTGCCGCAGCGCTGGCAAAAATGGCAACGCTTGCCGGTTTACCGGTGATCACCACCGCATCGGTGCCACAAGGCCCGAACGGTCCGTTGATCCCTGAGATCCACGCCAATGCACCGCATGCGCACTATATTGCACGTAAAGGCGAAATTAACGCCTGGGACAACCCGGAGTTTGTGGCTGCCGTGAAGGCAACCGGGCGTAAAACGTTAATTATTGCCGGGACGATCACCAGCGTGTGCATGGCATTTCCGGCGATTGCCGCCGTCGCTGATGGCTATAAAGTTTTCGCGGTGATAGATGCCTCCGGGACTTACAGCAAAATGGCTCAGGAGATTACGCTGGCGCGTGTAACGCAAGCAGGCGTGGTACCTATGGACACCGCCGCAGTCGCGTCTGAATTGCAGCGTACCTGGAATCGTCCGGACGCCGCGGAATGGGCCGAGGTGTACACCCACGTATTCCCGGCCTACCAGTTGTTGATTGAGAGCTATGCTCGCGCCCAGGATGTGGTGAAGAATAACGAGCAGTTGGATTCCCAGCGATAA
- a CDS encoding methionine ABC transporter ATP-binding protein, with the protein MTQHSHIQLRDISKAYPNGVQALKAINLEIQSGEIFGIIGRSGAGKSTLLRLFNRLEGADSGDIHINGTSISGGGRRQLRDLRRRVAMIFQHFNLLSTKTVAENVALPLRMAGIPRGERQRRVDDILRLVGLESLRESWPSQLSGGQKQRAGIARALVTQPEILLCDEATSALDPENTLAVLSLLKEINQRLGLTIILITHEMDVIRTLCDRVAVLESGRVIEQGDVWRVFGDPQHEITRGMLGTLHHGRAEYGEQLAVGQQFVTLHFNGMNGIRPDLREISRVLGSGSQLIYSSCEPIQGRVVGQLKIRVDTPLTAETLRLAAGVADRIAVQAG; encoded by the coding sequence ATGACGCAACATTCTCATATCCAGCTTCGCGATATTAGCAAGGCCTATCCGAACGGGGTGCAGGCGTTAAAGGCTATCAATCTGGAGATTCAGAGCGGGGAGATTTTCGGCATTATCGGCCGTAGTGGGGCCGGGAAATCAACCCTGCTGCGCTTGTTTAACCGTCTGGAGGGTGCTGACAGTGGCGATATTCACATTAACGGCACATCGATAAGCGGTGGGGGGCGTCGGCAACTGCGGGATTTGCGCCGTCGGGTGGCGATGATCTTCCAGCACTTTAATTTACTGTCGACAAAAACGGTAGCCGAGAACGTGGCGCTGCCGCTGCGGATGGCGGGCATTCCTCGCGGTGAACGGCAACGCCGGGTGGACGATATTTTACGGCTGGTAGGGCTTGAGTCGCTGCGAGAGAGCTGGCCATCACAACTCTCCGGTGGACAAAAACAGCGTGCCGGGATTGCCCGCGCGTTGGTCACCCAGCCGGAGATTCTGCTGTGTGATGAGGCAACCTCTGCACTCGACCCGGAAAATACGCTGGCGGTGTTGAGCCTGCTTAAAGAAATTAACCAGCGATTGGGGCTGACGATCATTCTCATCACCCATGAAATGGACGTTATCCGGACGTTGTGCGATCGGGTGGCGGTGCTGGAGAGCGGACGGGTGATTGAACAAGGCGATGTCTGGCGTGTGTTTGGCGATCCACAGCACGAGATAACCCGTGGGATGCTGGGGACGTTACATCATGGTCGCGCGGAATACGGTGAGCAGTTGGCCGTTGGGCAGCAGTTTGTCACGTTGCATTTTAATGGTATGAATGGCATTCGGCCGGATTTACGGGAGATTTCTCGCGTGTTGGGCAGCGGTAGCCAGTTGATTTATAGCAGCTGTGAACCTATTCAGGGACGCGTGGTGGGGCAGTTAAAAATCCGCGTGGATACGCCGCTAACGGCGGAAACGTTGAGACTAGCGGCGGGGGTGGCAGACAGGATTGCGGTGCAGGCGGGTTAG
- a CDS encoding methionine ABC transporter permease, giving the protein MFAFLAGIDWGDVAEAVGDTLTMLGWALGFTVLIGLPLGVILYLTGQPRLLYAPLLHRVLSLLVNVMRSLPFIILLIVMIPLTTLITGTSLGVEGTIPPLVAGCAPFFARLVETSLREVDHGLVEASWAMGGSTWQLIWYTLLPESRSGLIAAVTVTAIVLVDYTSMAGVIGGGGLGDLAIRFGYQRFQTDVMAVTVVLLIALVQILQMSGDRLVRRMSRK; this is encoded by the coding sequence ATGTTCGCGTTTCTTGCCGGTATTGACTGGGGTGATGTAGCGGAAGCGGTAGGGGATACCCTGACCATGTTGGGCTGGGCGCTGGGGTTTACGGTGCTGATTGGACTCCCGCTCGGCGTCATTCTGTACCTGACAGGTCAGCCGCGCCTGCTGTATGCGCCGTTGCTGCATCGGGTACTTTCGCTGTTGGTTAACGTAATGCGTTCGCTGCCTTTCATCATTTTGTTGATTGTGATGATCCCTCTTACCACGCTGATTACCGGTACGTCACTGGGCGTTGAGGGCACGATCCCGCCGCTGGTGGCGGGCTGCGCACCTTTCTTTGCGCGTCTGGTGGAGACATCGCTGCGTGAAGTCGATCATGGGCTGGTAGAGGCCAGTTGGGCGATGGGCGGCAGCACCTGGCAATTGATCTGGTACACCTTACTGCCGGAGTCGCGTTCAGGATTGATTGCGGCGGTGACCGTCACGGCGATTGTGCTGGTGGACTACACCTCGATGGCGGGCGTGATTGGCGGCGGTGGGCTAGGGGATCTGGCGATCCGTTTTGGCTATCAGCGTTTTCAAACCGATGTGATGGCAGTGACGGTGGTACTGCTTATTGCTCTGGTACAGATTTTACAAATGAGCGGTGACCGTCTGGTGCGCCGAATGAGCCGTAAATAA
- a CDS encoding SfnB family sulfur acquisition oxidoreductase: MPVTQDTPDYTQHTPHAYRITSDEEALSIAHEIAAYLQPGASERDLSGVVPAEVVNAFSNSGLWGITVPHEFGGAEVSAATLAAVIAIISAADPALGQIPQNHYCLLEDIRLQGSDEQRRFFFELALSGHRFANALSETGGKTVQDIQTRLTQTSEGLRINGRKGYCTGSLYAHWLGVLALDEEGRAQLAFVPRHATGLTVVNDWVCLGQRTTSSGTVLVDNLLVEPFNLIPSWKSYDTPTLAGPFAQLTTAAIDAGIARAALNDTVSFVNQFARPWIDAGVERAGDDPLTIHQIGVLDSRIAAADALLEQAGKVLDRYKYHLTEETVALASLAVARAKIFTTEAALEAASRLFELGGTRSTHPRYNFDRHWRNGRVHTLHDPVRWKYHLLGNWVLNGKAPARHDWN; this comes from the coding sequence ATGCCAGTGACCCAGGACACGCCAGATTATACCCAACACACTCCCCATGCTTATCGTATTACCAGCGATGAAGAGGCCCTCAGCATTGCCCATGAAATTGCCGCTTATCTGCAACCGGGCGCATCGGAGCGCGATCTATCGGGTGTTGTTCCTGCGGAGGTGGTAAATGCCTTCTCGAACAGCGGCCTATGGGGAATAACCGTGCCGCATGAGTTTGGCGGCGCAGAGGTTTCGGCTGCTACGTTGGCAGCAGTTATTGCGATCATTTCCGCGGCTGACCCGGCGCTGGGGCAAATCCCGCAGAATCACTACTGTCTGCTCGAAGATATCCGCTTGCAGGGCAGCGACGAGCAGCGCCGTTTCTTCTTTGAACTGGCGTTGAGCGGTCATCGCTTTGCTAATGCGCTGTCAGAAACCGGCGGCAAGACGGTACAGGATATCCAGACCCGGTTGACACAAACCTCAGAGGGTCTGCGGATTAATGGGCGTAAAGGCTACTGCACCGGCTCTTTGTACGCGCACTGGCTGGGCGTGCTGGCGCTTGACGAAGAGGGACGGGCGCAACTGGCGTTTGTCCCGCGTCATGCGACCGGGTTGACGGTGGTGAACGACTGGGTCTGCCTGGGACAGCGCACAACCTCCAGTGGTACGGTGCTGGTGGATAATCTGCTGGTGGAGCCATTCAATCTGATCCCTAGCTGGAAATCCTATGATACGCCGACGCTCGCCGGGCCCTTTGCTCAGTTGACCACTGCCGCAATAGACGCGGGGATTGCTCGCGCAGCCCTGAATGACACCGTCAGCTTCGTGAACCAGTTTGCGCGTCCGTGGATTGATGCGGGCGTGGAGCGAGCCGGGGATGATCCTCTCACTATCCATCAAATTGGCGTACTCGATAGCCGAATTGCCGCCGCTGATGCGTTATTAGAACAGGCCGGAAAGGTGCTGGATCGTTATAAATATCACCTGACCGAAGAGACCGTAGCGCTGGCATCCCTGGCCGTCGCGCGCGCCAAAATTTTCACCACCGAAGCCGCGCTTGAAGCCGCCTCACGGCTGTTTGAACTGGGTGGAACCCGCTCGACGCATCCACGCTATAACTTCGATCGTCACTGGCGTAATGGCCGGGTTCACACCCTGCATGATCCGGTGCGCTGGAAATACCACCTGCTGGGCAACTGGGTATTGAACGGCAAAGCACCCGCGCGTCACGACTGGAACTAA
- the phoH gene encoding phosphate starvation-inducible protein PhoH yields MGRQKAVIKAHREAKRVLRRDSRSHKQREEESVTSLVHMSGVEAIGMARDSRDGSAIAPRNEAQAHYLNAIESKQLIFATGEAGCGKTWLSAAKAAEALIHKDVNKIIVTRPVLQADEDLGFLPGDISEKFAPYFRPVYDVLVKRLGSSFMQYCLRPEIGKVEIAPFAYMRGRTFENAVVILDEAQNVTAAQMKMFLTRLGENVTVIVNGDITQCDLPRGVQSGLSDAMARFEEDEMIGIVRFTKDDCVRSALCQRTLKAYD; encoded by the coding sequence ATGGGAAGACAGAAAGCAGTGATCAAAGCTCATCGCGAAGCAAAACGTGTGCTCAGACGGGATTCACGCAGCCACAAACAACGTGAAGAAGAATCGGTCACCTCGCTTGTGCATATGAGTGGTGTGGAAGCTATTGGCATGGCTCGCGACAGTCGCGACGGCTCTGCCATTGCCCCCCGCAATGAAGCTCAGGCCCATTATTTGAATGCTATCGAGAGTAAGCAGCTGATCTTCGCGACTGGCGAAGCGGGCTGTGGCAAAACCTGGCTTTCTGCCGCAAAAGCGGCCGAGGCGCTGATTCATAAGGATGTGAATAAAATCATCGTCACGCGTCCCGTCCTTCAGGCTGATGAAGATTTGGGATTCCTGCCAGGCGACATCTCGGAGAAGTTCGCCCCGTATTTCCGCCCCGTCTATGACGTGCTGGTGAAGCGGCTTGGCTCCTCCTTTATGCAATATTGCCTGCGTCCGGAAATCGGTAAGGTAGAGATCGCGCCGTTCGCCTATATGCGCGGACGTACATTTGAAAATGCCGTGGTCATTCTTGATGAGGCTCAGAATGTCACCGCCGCGCAAATGAAGATGTTTTTAACCCGCCTCGGGGAGAACGTCACGGTTATCGTGAACGGGGATATCACCCAGTGTGATTTACCTCGCGGCGTTCAATCTGGCCTCAGTGATGCCATGGCCCGTTTCGAAGAAGATGAAATGATAGGCATTGTCCGTTTCACCAAAGACGATTGCGTCCGCTCGGCGCTTTGCCAGCGGACGCTGAAAGCCTACGACTGA